In Dama dama isolate Ldn47 chromosome 10, ASM3311817v1, whole genome shotgun sequence, the sequence ACAGTGGCTGCTGAGCACCTCACCCGGAAGCGCCCTGGGGCCGAGGCCACCGGGAAGGTGAACGTCAAGACGCTGCGCCTGGGCCCGCTCACCAAGGCCGGCTTCTACCTGGCCTTCCAGGACCAAGGCGCCTGCATGGCCCTGCTGTCCCTGCACCTCTTCTACAAGAAGTGCGCCCAGCAGACTGTGAACCTCACCTACTTCCCGGAGACCGTGCCACGGGAGCTGGTGGTGCCCGTGGCCGGCAGCTGCGTGGCCGACGCCATGCCCGCCcccggccccagccccagcctctaCTGCCGGGAAGACGGCCAGTGGGCCGAGCAGCCGGTCACGGGCTGCAGCTGCAATGCGGGGTTCGAGGCTGCCGAGGGCAACACCAAGTGCCGAGGTGAGGGGAGGGAGCTGGTACCCTGCTTGCAGACCCGCTTCTCAGGATTTccagtttgaacgttctttgctCTCCTGGGCACTCAGTTACTGGAGGGTGTGTTTTCAGGACCCCCAGCACCGTTCTGAGCTCTCTATCACTTCCACGCTCTTGCTCCTGACTCCACGCAGTTGCTTTCGGGACCTGCTCCTGGGCTAGGGGACCTTGTTGGACTCAGAGGCTTCATGAACTCTAGTCCTGTTCATTATGGTTTCCTCTAATTTACTGAATCTGAATTCTCACTCAGTTTGTTCTCGAGACCAGAGGTTCTTAACATAGGTTTTGTAGATAGGATGAGGGAATCTGTGaactttcagctcagttcagtcattcagtcgtgtccaactctttgcaaccccatgaactgcagcacaccaggcctccctgtctgtcatcaactcccggaatttacccaaacccatgtccattgagtcggtgatgccatccaaccatctcatcctctgtcgtccccttctcctccttccttcaatctttcccagcatcagagtcttttcaaatgagtcagcccttcacatgatgtggccaaagtattggagtttcagcttcaacatcagtcctaccaatgaacacccaggactgatctcctttagggtggactggttggatctccttgcagtccaagagactctcaagagttttctccaacaccacagcttagaagcatcaattcttctgcactcagctttcttcacagtccaattctcacatccatacatgaccactggaaaaaccatagccttgactagacggacctttgttgacaaagtaatgtttctgctttttaatgtcctGTTAACTTtggtggaattaaaaaaaaaaagatggctttTCCTTTTCACCCATCTCTACCTGAAActggtcatttctttttagaatgtTAGTCACAGCCCAGCGGTCAGAGCAAGACCTGAGCTTTGGGCCCCATTGAAATGCTGGGGGTTTTCACATCTCAATAGAGATGATTTGCAAGAAGGGCAAAATGTTGTTTTCACTCTCTGTGACTTCAGGATTTCGTTGGCTGTCAGTCCTGCTGCTGTATCTTATTAATAGAGAAACATACCCTTTGCCATGTTGCAAACTtttcttcctgtatttttttttcaagtatctaTTCttaaatccatggaattctccaggccagaatactggagtcagttgccattcccttctccacctgttttgctctttgtattttcacttaCTTGGTTTTATTGGTAATCTGTGTATTTGGTGGTGTACATTGAAAATCATTATTCTGAGCAAGGGTCTTGAGTTTCACCAGGCTGCCATGGGATGGTGAGGGGTGCATGCCAGGGTTCAGACCCTTGCTCTGGAGGAAAGTCTTCTCTTAGAGGCCAGGTTTCTGAGCTCCTCACTCCCTGCTTCCCTCTTTGCACCTCATGCaactttgttttttggccacactgtgtggcatgtgggaccctagttccctgaccaaggatcgaacctgcactccctgcagtggaagctcagagtcttaatcaaaggaccaccagggaagtccctcaggcaCCTTTAATAACCGCTGaatgtcattttttccccctggatCTCCAGCCCCAACCCCACCGCTGAATGTCTTTGATGCAAGTTCTGATGgatgctttctctctctcagccTGTGCTCAGGGCACCTTCAAGCCCCTGTCTGGGGAGGGGTCCTGCCAGCCGTGCCCAGCCAACAGCCACTCTAACGCCCTTGGCTCGTCCATCTGCCAGTGTCGCATCGGGTACTTCCGGGCCAGCACAGACCCCCGGAGTGCGCCCTGCACCAGTAAGTGACCAGTGAACCCTGGGGTGgacccctcaccccagcccccgTCCACCCATGCCTTCCTCCTCTTGACCCTGGCCTGGTGCCCTGTCGACACAAGATGTCAGTGTGGCTGCCGGTCTGTCCCCACTGCCCATGCCCTGCCATTGTCTCAGGCCCTGCCTGACGCCCTGGTCTCCCGCAGCCCCGCCGTCCGCCCCGAGAAGCGTGGTTCCCCGCCTGAACGGCTCCGCCCTCCGCTTGGAGTGGAGCGCGCCCCTCGAGTCGGGCGGCCGGGAGGACCTCACCTACGCACTCCGCTGCCGGGAGTGCCGCCCCGGTGGGTCCTGCACGCCCTGCGGGGGAGACCTGACCTTCGACCCTGGCCCCCGGGACCTGGTGGAGCCCTGGGTGGCGATTCGCGGGCTGCGTCCTGACGTCACCTATACCTTCGAGGTCACCGCCTTGAATGGGGTGTCCTCCTTGGCCAGTGGGCCGGTCCCGTTTGAGGCTGTGAACGTCACCACTGACCGCGAGGGTGAGTGGGGACTGGGGGCAGCCTGTGGTTGGATGGGAGAGGCCAGCAAGAGGGTGGACAGTCTAAAGGCCTGAGGCAGGGAAAAGGCGGCAGCTGGGGAGTGGAGTTCCCAGGAAGTAACACTGGGTCAAGGCCTTAGGGGCAAGAGGCAGAGAGTGTTAAATAGATGCCGAGGCGGGCTCCAGAGTTCAGAGAGAGCCAGGAGGAAATCCCGAAACAGCTGGAGGACCCAGACAAGTGTGGCCGGCAGAGGGAGAGCTGGGGAAGATAAGGGCCAGACCCGCCACGCTCCAGGGCCCCAGCGCGTCTGTCTCTCGCAGTGCCACCCCCAGTGTCTGACATCCGGGTGACTCGGTCATCACCCAGCAGCTTGAGCCTGGCATGGGCCGTTCCCCGGGCACCCAGCGGAGCAGTGCTGGACTACGAGGTCAAGTACCATGAGAAGGTGAGAACCAGGCCCCGCCCTGGGGAGTGGAGGTGGGCAGTGGGATCTGCTCCGGGGGCCGGGACACCTGAATTACAGGCATCTGCCATATACCAGCTAAATGATCTCATGTCAACCTCttggcctctctgagcttcatgtCTTCCTTGTAAAATGCTTAAGaaaggaatttcctggcagtccagtggttaggactccacacttccctggtcgaggaactaagatcttgcatgccaagCAGgatgcccgcccccccccccaaaaaaaatgctAGATAATTGAGCCTACCCCACAGAATGGCTACCAAGACTAAACGATGTAATTCATGCAATACACACAGCTCAGTGCATAtatagtgaaagtcgcttagccgtgtccgactctgtgacccccatggactgtatagtccatggaattctccaggccagaatcctggagtgggtagtctttcctttctccaggggatcttcccaacccaggggactcccgcattgcaggcagattctttaccagctgagccaccagggaagccccagtacatACATAACTGAGCACAAAGGCCTCACCTGTCTCACAACAGGGTGGAGATGCTAGTGAtggaggcaggggagggcaggTGGGAAGAGCTGTGGAATCTGGGGGCCCTGGCTTACGACCAGCCCCCCTCTCCTCCCGAACAGGGCGCTGAGGGCCCCAGCAGCGTGCGGTTCCTTAAGACGTCGGAGAACCGGGCCGAGCTGCGGGGACTGAAGCGGGGAGCCAGCTACCTGGTCCAGGTGCGGGCACGATCCGAGGCCGGCTACGGGCCCTTTGGCCAGGAGCACCACAGCCAGACCCAGCTGGACGGTGAGTCTTGGGGGCAGGGCGTGCCTGGGGTTGGCTGTCCCCCACCAGGCAAGGAGGCCTTGGCTCTCAGGACCCCTGAAGTCACGTCCCTCCTGCTTTTCTTTCCACCGCAAAGCATTCTGGCCTGGCGATGGGACACAGAAACCAAATCCAACAGCTGGGTGTGAAGGCCCACTCAGCGGCTTTCCAGCTATGTGACCTTTAGCAAAAACTTGACCCCTGAGCCCCAGCCTTCTCATCCAACACATGGAAGTAGGAGGCCTCTCTCCCAGGGCTcccaaggattaaatgaggtgacACTTTGATAGTTTTTATATGCTGGCCCAAGGGTTTTTGTCCtaaaccttttaatttttttttacagttttattggGATATGATTCATCTACCTTATGATtcacacatttaaaatgtataattcattggcttgtaatatattcacagagttgtgcaaccatccccgtaattaattttagaacatttcaacaCCTCAGAAAGACACATACACCCCTTCCATTATCTCTTAGCCCCCGGCAAACACTCATCTACTTTTTTGTGTCTAGATTTGCCCATTCTGAATCTTTCATACACATGCTGTCATACAATGCAGTCTTGTGACTGGCTGCTGCTTCTTTCACGTGGCATAATGTTTTATAGGTTCACCCGTATTGTAGACtatatcagaacttcattccttcttGTAGCCGAAAAATACTCCGTTGAGTGGCtatcacatttttctttatccattcatctgttgatggacgtttaggttatttccactttttcatttttagccTTAGGTACCTCCTATTCAAGTGGGACTTTTTTGTGGTCACCAGTGTTTATGACAGAACAGAATCAAACCCACTCAGGCCGGGAGACTTCTTCCCTGGCCCTGAGGGACCCAAGTGGAGCCCATGAGCCCTCGGGGTCTCCCTGATCTcacttcttctcctccagagaatGAGAGCTGGAGGGAGCAGCTGGCCCTGATTGCAGGCACGGCGGTCGTGGGCGTGCTGCTGGTGTTCGTGGTCATTGTCATCGCAGTTCTCTGCCTCAGGTGAGCGTCCTGGGCACCGGGAGGCCCTAGTGAAACCCCTGGGGCTGACCGCCCGCCCTCTTGCTGCAGGTCGAGGCTCCCTGGATATCCAGGGAACCTACCTGCTTTCACTTGGAATCTTCTCTGACTCCTGCTTCTCTCTTCCCATGCATTCCCTCTGGAACTCAGTTTCCTCTGGGACACGTGACTCAGTTTACCTCTTCTGTCCCATCCACTCCAGGAAGCAGAGCAGCGGGAGAGAAGCTGAGTACTCGGACAAACATGGCCAATATCTCATCGGGCACGGTGGGTAGGCCCTTCCTGAAGGATTCAGGGCTGGGGCGAGAGCTGTGAGCCCAGGGCATCTGAGTGCAGTGGGAGTCACCTCTTGGCTAACGGGCCCCGTGCGATTCCCCAGGTACTAAGGTCTACATTGACCCCTTCACTTACGAAGACCCTAATGAGGCTGTCAGGGAGTTTGCAAAAGAGATCGATGTCTCCTATGTCAAGATTGAAGAGGTGATTGGCGCAGGTGAGCGGAAAACGCCTGGGTGCCGGGGAGGAGGGTGGAGTTGGTGGTGGGGTGGATGGCAGGGCCAGCCAGACCCCCCCGGAAGAGGAGAGCTGACCCTCAGCTTCCTTCCTGAAGGAGAGTTTGGGGAGGTGTGCCGGGGACGCCTCAAGGCCCCTGGGAAGAAGGAGAGCTGCGTGGCCATCAAGACCCTGAAAGGCGGCTACACGGAGCGGCAGCGGCGGGAGTTCCTGAGTGAGGCCTCCATCATGGGCCAGTTTGAGCACCCCAACATCATCCGCCTGGAGGGCGTGGTCACCAACAGCGTGCCTGTCATGATCCTCACCGAGTTCATGGAGAACGGCGCCCTGGACTCCTTCCTGCGGGTGAGCCCCCCAACACCCCAGtccaccctgccctcccccagcacAGTCAGGCAGCTCAGAGCCCAGGACAGATGGTGGGTCCCGTGTCGCTGCCCCTCAGCCCTTCATCCTCCACCAGGGAAGGTTGAGTCCTGGGGCCGGCCGACCCCGGGATCTGGAGGAGCTGTCATCTGTCCTtgtgacaaatatttactgagcttctCTTTCTGCACCCGCCACCATCCGGGGCCTCAGGAATTGGAGCACTGAACGTCTCTGCTCTTGGCGAGCTGCTGGTATAATGCGGGAGGCTGAAAGTTAACAAGTACAAACAAGCGTTTATAGAAAGTAAACAAAATTTcagatgtgaaaaaaattaaacaggctCATAGAAATGAGAGGAAAGAGCTCAATTTTGCTACTTTAACAAAATTGTatgaagttttattattttttttaaactttactaggcatcttttttaaaaaaaacaaaactttttttttttttcccggctatgccacacagcctgtggcacttccctgaccatggatcaaacctgtgccccctgcaggggaagtacagagtctttctgtttgtttggttggttttttttgaagtgcagagtcttaaccactggaccaccagggaagtccccaaaagttTTTTCTACATAGCAAAACAATGTTGCATTTAACAGAATGACAAAAACCCCCTGGTATCACCTAATACCTACATGATACTCATATTTCTTCAGTTGTCCCCAACATGTCCCAGCATCCAGTTCAGGATCAACCATCGCACTGGTGGTTACTGTTTTGAGTCTTTTTACATCCCAGGACAGTCCTTTGTCGTTCTGATAGGCTGAAGGGCTGGGCCACTTGTCCACTAGAATGTGTTACCTTCTAGATTGACTGGATTCTTCCTGGTGGGGTCATTTAGCTTGTTTCTCTGTGTTTCCCGTAAGGGAAGCTGTATCTAACATTGTGATAAGTTCAGGATTCTACATCTATGGTCAGCCTCCATCAGGGGGTACGGTGTACTTCCCACGGTACTGCACTAGGAAACACAGGCTGCCCAGCTCCCGTCACGAGGGATGCTGTGGCAGATGCTGGGGCAGTGCCTTGTGGATTTGGGAGTTTGTTCCATTGTCTGGGtgcaggagagggaagggggtcTGTCTTAGAAGAGATGGCATCTGGGTAGATGAGAAAGCCAGCCGTgagaagatgggggtgggggggaagcatATTGGGGACTGAAGAGCCCCCCCAGAGTATACGGGATCTGGTGTGTTTGAGAAGCAGAGAGGCTGGTGAAGCTGAACCAGGTCAGTAGAGGAAAAGGGGTGGATCACGTCGTAGTTGGTGGCTGGGTCTCGTGGCCTTAGAACTGTGGGTGTGATTAGAAGACCAAAAGAGGAAACTTTGAGGAGGATATCAGCAGGActgacagtcgctcagtcatgtccgactctttgcaaccccaaggactgtagcctgccatggaattttcctctggcatgaggaggcagaggaggacagcctcctctgtccatggaattttccaggcatgaatactggagtgggttgcctatcccttctccaggggatcttcccaatccagggatcaaacccaggtctcctgcattgcaggcggattctttaccgtctgagccgccagggaagcccatcagcagGAGAGGAAGATGATTTAAGAAGATCCCTTGCACAGGGGCAGAAACCAGGAGCCGATGAGTTGTTGTTTGTGGTCTCTCAACGTGtccactgtttgcaaccctagggactgtagccctcaaggttcctctgtccatgggattctccaggcatgaatactagagtgggtagctgttcccttctccagaggatcctcccaatccagggatcaaacccaggtctcccgcattgcaggtgctTCAGAGCAGGGGCAGAAACCAGGAGCCGATGAGTTGTTGTTTGGTATCTTAGTCATGTCCgctcttggcaatcccatggactgtagccctcaaggctcctctgtccatgggatttcccaggcaagaatactggagtgggttgccatttcctcctccaggggatcttcctgacccagggattgaacccacgtctcctgcatgggcaggcggattctttactgctgagccaccagggaagcgtgcTGACGAGGAGACTGGCAGTCACTCAGGCTGTGGGGGCTGGAGAAGCAGTGGGTTTGGGGTGTGTTTTGGAGGCATAGCCGGCAGAACTTGCTGATGGATCTTAGGCTGTGAACAGGGGAGAGAGAGGAATCTGGAGACTCCGAAGTCTCTACCCTGAGTGCCCGGAAGTGAGGCTACCAACTGAGATGCAAGGCGTGGAGCAGGTGCAGGCTTGGATGATGGGTTCAGAATTCGGTTTCTGGCCCTGCAGGGCTGCTAAGAATCCCCTGCAGGCTAGCTGAACCCAGAGGACGGACTTAGTTAACCATCCATGACTGATGGGCTTACCTGATGAGAGCAGACTCTATGAAGGTGAAGGTCGGGCTTTAGACCTTGGTTTTGGTGCTGTGGTTACCAATCACACCTGACTCCTCACCATTCTCTTGCATCCAATATATAGTTGGTCCAAGAGGGCTGAGCGAGAGTGCGGCTGGATCAATGCCAAGGCACACCTCTCCACCTGGAGACAGGTGTCTTCAGAGCACACTCGTAACTTTCATTGCTCTGTTGCTGTCAAATAAAAAGAACATGTTAGATCCAAACCATTTGTCTAATATTTCCTGAATGGAATGCACTGTACTAGGTTAAGTGGGAGAAAgtataatcttttttaaattttcatttttattatttttttaacactgaaacattttgtattagggtatagccTATTAACAGTATTATgacagtttcaggtaaacagcgaagggactcagccatacatagacacgtacccattctcccctaaaccgccctcccacccaggctggcaagtaacattgagcagagttccatgtgctatacagtaggttcccgGCTCCTTATAATCTAATTACGAGAGACTTGAGTGCATGTATTTGAAACAGGAACAGTTATAAGCATTGTGTCACGATACTGCAAAGAGAACTGAGAGAATTCAACAGTAAAATAAAGCAGAAGGGGTTTACCTGGGATGTCAGCACACTGGTTCTACAGGTGGGAGTGAGATGGGTCTGGAAGGGATAAATacggtttattttattttgtaatgtatttgtttttattgatttatttggctgtgcccggTCTTAgtagtggcatgcaggatctttgatcttggttgcagttttcagaatcttcagttgcagcacgCAAACCCCTAgctgcggcttgtgggatcttggttccccgaccagggattgaaacctctgtattgggagtgcagagtctcagccactggagcaccagggaagtcccataaatgtGGTTTAGAATGTCAGGGAAAGAGGGGAGTCCTAACTGCCACCCCCACCGTTTCCATCTCCAGCTGAACGACGGCCAGTTCACTGTGATCCAGCTCGTGGGCATGCTACGGGGCATCGCGTCAGGCATGCGCTACCTCGCCGAGATGAGCTATGTCCACCGAGACCTGGCCGCCCGCAACATCCTGGTCAACAGCAACCTCGTCTGCAAGGTCTCAGACTTTGGCCTCTCCCGATTCCTGGAGGAGAACTCCTCCGACCCCACCTACACGAGCTCTCTGGTGAGGCTGGGGGACGACCATGTGATCTAGGTTCTTAGGGCCGAGTTGGAAAGGCGGGAGGCTGAGGGACTGACAGCTCTGGTCCAGGCCAGGATGTAGGAGCAGACCTACATTGTGGATGTAGAGGCTGGGGGATCAGCTTAAGGAACCTGACTGCCAAGAGTCCGGGAAAAGAACAGAGTTGGGGAGCTGGCCGTTTGGGGCACCGAAAGAAAGGAGGCCTGAGCTGGGGGAGACGCAGAATGCCTGAGTCCTGGGAGTCCCTCAACTCACCTTGTCTTCCCCTGTCTTTAGGGAGGAAAGATTCCCATCCGCTGGACAGCCCCTGAGGCCATTGCCTTCCGGAAGTTCACATCTGCCAGTGATGCCTGGAGCTACGGGATTGTCATGTGGGAGGTCATGTCATTTGGGGAGCGGCCATACTGGGATATGAGCAATCAGGATGTAAGTATCCCGTGGTCCCACCAACCTGCCCTGGAATGTCTTGTCTCTTGAGATGTGGGGCGGCAGGGTGGCAGGGGATGTGTTCTTAGAGAGCTCATCACTGTTGGGTCCTTGAGGTGGTGAAGGTGGCATGGTGAGGAGGTGATCTGTGTGGAGAGTTTGATAACAGCTCATCTGGTCACAGACGGAGGCGGAGATGGAGGGCAGGCTTGGGAGGTTACATGTCTGGATCATAGCTCAAGAGCTTCTAGGACATTGAGCCACAGCCAGACTGGGCCCTGGCCGGGAGGACCGCCCCTAGGTTAGCCCTTCTGGGGGCCTGCAGCACCCATCCCAGCGTCTGTTAAGTCGCCACTTCCCTGGGGTCCTTCGGCAGCTTCGTTTTCCCCTTGACGCCCTCACCCAGTGCTGCTTCCACCCATCATTCCAGGTGATCAACGCCATTGAACAGGACTACCGGTTGCCCCCGCCCCCAGACTGCCCCACCTCCCTGCATCAGCTCATGCTGGACTGTTGGCAGAAAGACCGGAATGCGCGGCCCCGCTTCCCCCAAGTGGTTAGCGCCCTGGATAAGATGATCCGGAACCCTGCCAGCCTCAAAATCGTGGCCCGGGAGAACGGCGGGTGAGGACCCCAGAGGATGGACCCTCTTTCCCACATTCTGCCACCCCAAGAACCTTGCTTACCCCCCAGAAATATCCATCCTTTCGGTGGGATGTGGGATGGTCTCTTTCCGCCTCTCCAGGCCTGGGCTCTGCATCCCCACCCTGACACACGCTGGTGCTCAGGGTATCCTCCTCATCCTTGCCCCTCAGGGCCTCACACCCCCTCCTGGATCAGCGGCAGCCTCACTACTCAGCTTTTGGCTCCGTGGGAGAGTGGCTTCGAGCCATCAAGATGGGAAGATACGAAGAAAGCTTTGCAGCCGCTGGGTTTGGCTCCTTCGAGCTGGTCAGCCAGATCTCCACTGAGTAAGTCGTGGTGGGAGCCGGGGGGCCAAGGGGCGGTAGTGAGGGCCAGGCAGCCAGGAGGGGTGGAATCTGGGTGACCAGAGTCAGGCCCACAATTTAAGCAGGGGCCTTTGAGGTCAGCTTCTGGTGCCCATTCTAGAGCCCCTCCCCCCGAAAACAGTAACAGCTGCAGGGCTGAGAGCTCGGGAATCTTCCAGGTCAGCTGTGCCCGCCTCACCCCCTTGCACCACCTCGGCCTTGGGCCATCTCGCTCCCGCCTTGCAATCTGTGTCTATCTTTGTGCCTCTATCTACATTCCAGACCCTGCTCTCACATTAACAACGTGTCAACTCTGGATGTTTTCCCACCCATAAAAGGAGAAGGTTGGCCTGGGTTTTGGAAATCCTTTCCAGCTTTAATGTTAAATGGTTTTACAATTCCAGTGCCTTCCAAATACTGC encodes:
- the EPHB4 gene encoding ephrin type-B receptor 4 — translated: MELRALLCWASLAAALEETLLNTKLETADLKWVTFPQVDSGQWEELSGLDEEQHSVRTYEVCDLQRAPGLAHWLRTGWVPRRGAVHVYATLRFTMLECLSLPRAGRSCKETFTVFYFESDADTATAHTPAWMENPYIKVDTVAAEHLTRKRPGAEATGKVNVKTLRLGPLTKAGFYLAFQDQGACMALLSLHLFYKKCAQQTVNLTYFPETVPRELVVPVAGSCVADAMPAPGPSPSLYCREDGQWAEQPVTGCSCNAGFEAAEGNTKCRACAQGTFKPLSGEGSCQPCPANSHSNALGSSICQCRIGYFRASTDPRSAPCTTPPSAPRSVVPRLNGSALRLEWSAPLESGGREDLTYALRCRECRPGGSCTPCGGDLTFDPGPRDLVEPWVAIRGLRPDVTYTFEVTALNGVSSLASGPVPFEAVNVTTDREVPPPVSDIRVTRSSPSSLSLAWAVPRAPSGAVLDYEVKYHEKGAEGPSSVRFLKTSENRAELRGLKRGASYLVQVRARSEAGYGPFGQEHHSQTQLDENESWREQLALIAGTAVVGVLLVFVVIVIAVLCLRKQSSGREAEYSDKHGQYLIGHGTKVYIDPFTYEDPNEAVREFAKEIDVSYVKIEEVIGAGEFGEVCRGRLKAPGKKESCVAIKTLKGGYTERQRREFLSEASIMGQFEHPNIIRLEGVVTNSVPVMILTEFMENGALDSFLRLNDGQFTVIQLVGMLRGIASGMRYLAEMSYVHRDLAARNILVNSNLVCKVSDFGLSRFLEENSSDPTYTSSLGGKIPIRWTAPEAIAFRKFTSASDAWSYGIVMWEVMSFGERPYWDMSNQDVINAIEQDYRLPPPPDCPTSLHQLMLDCWQKDRNARPRFPQVVSALDKMIRNPASLKIVARENGGASHPLLDQRQPHYSAFGSVGEWLRAIKMGRYEESFAAAGFGSFELVSQISTEDLLRIGVTLAGHQKKILASVQHMKSQAKPGAPGGSGAPAPQY